The genomic DNA TGGACTTAGAAAAAATTTCTTTCAAATCGAATATAAGATTCTTCTTATAAAAGGTTAAATCCGCATTTCCTTTATATACGGATCGAAATACTCTTTGCCAAGAGCCAAAAAAATAAATTTTTGAAAGACCAGAAAAATCCGTTAAAAATTTACCGAACTCAATGGTTCTAAACGGCCTTTCTCGTTTAGAATTAAAAACTAAAATTATAGAATTAAATTTACTCCATTCTTTTTGATCAGACTTTAAAATTTTTTCAAAGGAAACTACATCATTGGCGGCAAACGCAAATACAAACCTTTGAAGTTTATTTTTGACTTCCTTATCCAAAATTTTAAGCGCTCCCGGATCGGAGACCGCATTTGTGATTCCTCGTAAAATAGACTCAGAAGACACGCCTAACGTTTCACAGACACGAACGGCTATTTCCACGTTTTCATAATGTTCCGGATAACGTATGTATCCAAACGCAGTTTCAATTTGATTTCTAGAAAGTTCGGGTTCCGCAAGAATCAATTCTGTATTTTTTAAAGAAGCGGCTTTCAGAAGACTTAAATTTAACTTCAATTTTTGACTTGGATTCCAATTCGGTTTTAAACTCTCAACTATATAATTTTTTCCATATATTAGAATTCCATTATTAGGAATCGTTTTTTTAAAACCTTCTAAAATTTTTTCTTCCGTATCGGTCCATTCCCAGTGATCCGGACGGATATTCGTAATTACGCCGTGAGTGGCGCAGATCAATAATTCTTCTGAGTCTTTCTGATATTGAGGTTGAACCGCCATACACTCCAAAACGATCGCTTGTGCGTCATTGTTTACGGCAAAACGAAGAAAAGATTTTTGTTCTTCGATAGAAATTTTATTTCTAAATACAAAACTTTCATTTCGATTTGGAAACAAAAGACTGGCGGTAGATCCGGTAGTTTTTGCGAAAACTTTCCAACCCTCCTCCACTAAAATAGAATGAATCAACCTGGTTACGGAAGATTTTCCTCTGGTACCGTTGACGTGAATTCGAATCGGAATTCGTTTTAATATTCGGTCGTGACTTTTTTTCTCTAAAAAAAGAAACGCACAAAAAACCAAAAATAAAAAACTTAAAATAGAAAAAGACATCTCAAAGATGGGGAGAATCCAAAGCGATTAAAATCGCAGTTATATCGTCTTGTATTTTTTGCTGACCTAAATGGTCGATCAGTTTCTGTAAGATCGCCGGAATGGTTTCCTCCATAGGTTCCGAAAATTTTTTCGCTAAAATTTCTTGAACCGCAAATTCGCCAAATTGCTGTTTGTCGGAATTAAACTCCTCGTAAATTCCATCCGTAAATAAAAATAAACGATCTCCGTATTGATAACTTAGTTTAAAAACGTCGTATTGATTGTTCAGATCTAAGCCGAGTAAAGACCCAGTTCGATCTAAACCTAAAACCAAATCTTCAGAAAGAAAAAATTGAGGAGGATGACCTCCGGAAGAATACACTATCTTTTTAGAAACGGTATCTATGTCGGCGAGAAAACAGGAAAAGAACATTCCTATATTCCCGAAGTTCTTGCAATACTGGTAATTAAATTCCGTGAGAATACTTCCCGGA from Leptospira kirschneri serovar Cynopteri str. 3522 CT includes the following:
- the pgsB gene encoding poly-gamma-glutamate synthase PgsB codes for the protein MSFSILSFLFLVFCAFLFLEKKSHDRILKRIPIRIHVNGTRGKSSVTRLIHSILVEEGWKVFAKTTGSTASLLFPNRNESFVFRNKISIEEQKSFLRFAVNNDAQAIVLECMAVQPQYQKDSEELLICATHGVITNIRPDHWEWTDTEEKILEGFKKTIPNNGILIYGKNYIVESLKPNWNPSQKLKLNLSLLKAASLKNTELILAEPELSRNQIETAFGYIRYPEHYENVEIAVRVCETLGVSSESILRGITNAVSDPGALKILDKEVKNKLQRFVFAFAANDVVSFEKILKSDQKEWSKFNSIILVFNSKRERPFRTIEFGKFLTDFSGLSKIYFFGSWQRVFRSVYKGNADLTFYKKNLIFDLKEIFSKSNLWIGAGNYQGSGRVWLEKLAADLNVIEEKDWKF